The DNA region CGGCCTTTACGTTTCCCGCCGTCTCGGAGTTCCCCTACCCGCTCCCTCGCCAGTGACAACATCACCAGTCGGAAGAGCGGGAGAATCGCTAAtagcagcagtagcagccGAGTCGGGAACGTAACCGTTCCTCCTCGTACCCGAATCAGTATTCCACTCATCCCCCAATTGCTACAAGAAACGGATCCTTGATGCGCCCGCCTTTGCATactcgaggacgaggaggtctTTGCGTCGTCGCTTggtccccctcctccttcttctgtTCCTCTGCAAAACGCGCGACGCCCGTTCGCGAGCGCCTCACCATCGTCCTGTTGCCGAGTTCCGCCCGGCCTCCCTTTCCCTGCAAGTCGACCTgcgcccgcccgccctcaAGAGCGGTTCGCTATAGCTCTCCGCGTGAAGCATCTCCCTGAGGCTGTGGTGCTGCACGTGTGTCGTTttccggcgccgacgttggtatcggcgacatcgtcagTCTTGCCAAAAGCCCGATATCGACGTCGTGGTCATCTTCTTGGCATGAGCCCGGGCAGGAGTCGTCTTAGCGGACTGACGGGTGATACTCTAGAGCCTCTCACACCCTGCGCTGGGAGCGAAGTCGTGATgggcaacgacggcgaccacCTTCATGCCGAGGCATCTCTGAGATGGCGGCTAGTCCTTGATGCGTCTGATGCTGGCGTTGAAGAAGGCCATGATGTTGATAGGTGGCACATCGGATCTGGCGAATGCGGCGTTGATGGATTGGGCTCTGATGCACGTTGGCTAGACTCCAGACTCAGGCAACCGAGGTTAACATTGCTCATGGCAGTCAACGACTGGTAGTTGCTGTCGGGGTTGGTCTCGTTGTCAAGGCTCGAATCAGAGTCTACGTCTACGTGCCCCGTCTCGAGATATCAGTCGATGTATTGCTCAAGCGTCgtcggagggggagggggaggaaggggggggggggggtcaaCATCGATTTCGACGTGTGATAGAGGTTGGACGAAGCCCGCGGCATTTCCGCTTCGGATTCGCGTCGGATGTTGGTCCCTGTCCTCTTCTTGTGACCGAGAATAtgttccccctcccccatctcAACACCAGACCAAGTATAATGGAATGTGGACCACGTTACACTCTGTAACCCTGGGTTTGTTTGACTGCATggagaaagggaaggaaaCGGTCCCAAAGATGATGAGATAGACAAGGAGCACGGTCATTGCATACAACTCATTTTTGCGCAGGCTTTGCTTCCGTCTCTGCATCCTTGGCAGAGGTTGTGAGTCGGTTTCATGATTCATCTCTCTCGCAACTCTCacgccgccaagaaggcgaagagAAACCCCAGCCGCGATCTCCTCCCCCTAACACCACACGCGCGCGGTGATGAGCACCTTAAACGTAAGTTGATCTGTCGCCCAATATGGCAACCTCGCTCTCAAGAAACACGTTGACGGCCGGACCGCACCTTTCGAAgccgtcgaagccgtcgaAGAAACCGAGGAACTGACGGCCGAGCATTCCGAAGGGCGCCAGCAGCGGCTCCCACAGGAGCTGGATCCGGTACGTGTCGCGATGGCCGTGCGTCCTGGCCTCGAGGGtgagagagatagagagagtCGATAATCACCCTGAGACGTGCgcttcgtcctcctcgtctgcgTCGGTGTGGCCGGCGCACAGTTGGCGGGACACGCTCGTGAGGGACTACCAAGGCCGTGCCGACTGCGTCCACATCCTATGGTTCTCATGCACGAAGAACGAGGGGGCCAGCTTTGCTCTCGTGGCATGGAATTGGCCTCTCAGTCTCGTAGTCGCCAATATGGAAAAGGTCATctgagaaagaaaaagaagaaaaacagaGTTCCGAAATCAGCGCATGAATCTCATCCAGGGTGATGCTGATGCCGGGTGCGTATCGCCAACTAAGAGTCTTGGCGTCTGAACCCGTCATGGGACGATCCGGAGGCCCATGATGATCATGCAAACTGCAGACACACAGGAGAGCGGGGATATGTGAATCTTCTTGCTCTTCGTAGTtgttctcttcctctttctccaTGAACAAGAAAACAGTTCATTTACACCCttcctggtcctggtccccccccccccccccccgccgcaGCGTGACGTCCACCATGTTGTCTTCCCGCTGCCAGCTTTGATAGACGTCGTTCGCGAACACCCAGTCCCCACAGCGGCGGCCAGACATCCCGCGCCCGGTTCGTGCCGTTCTCTCAATGCGGGATTCGTTTCGGACCGTTTCTCCAAcagctcctcctctccctccttgGCAGGGTGCGTGTTTGATCCTCCGATTCTTCCATGCttttgaggggggggggttggctTTTTGCTAACAAGGTTGACCGAAACGGCCGCAACGTCCGTATCGTGGCCCTAACGAGGAGCAGAGTTCGAATTTCCAACTCATCCGGCGGGCTTCCGTTTCCCGAAAACGTTGGACGAGTTTGGTTTGGCCACCGGGTGGCCAGAAGGACTGCCGAGAGTTGTCGGGTGTGTAGGATGGTCTGGTAATGGCATGAGCCGCAACGAGACCACCCGCTCCAAAGTCAATCACACAACTCCCGCGACTATCCGAAGGAAGAGCGGGCTCATCTTGTTAGACCAAACCATCTCGGGCACCAGAggcgccaacggcggcaGAAGACGCACGATAGGTAGGCAGTGTGCTTGGCCCGCGACAAAAACAACCCAACGTGGCTTGCCATGCGGAACCGCCACTCATGCACTGATGACAGGGGCGAATGCTGACATGCAATTCCTGCGCCCAAACCCCCCAAGAGCCAAACAAAACTCTGAGCTGACGAACCACTCGTCCCCAGAAGCAGCCTCTGCCTGCGGCTTCAAGCAGCGATTCGTTTCTTGAATGAACGTCCGATCTGCAGTCTTGTTTGTAAAAATGTGAAGGAAACAATGTGTCAAGTGACATGCGATAACGTCTCCATGAGAAACACAGTCACAGCTCCCATGACTGTCGTTGCTGCGTGTAGATTCGACTCCATCACACCGACCTGCCGGTGATTTAGAGATTACTTCCGCAGGCCGCTGGTAATGCGGCATCAATTGAATCTCCGACTGCCCGAGGTGGTCTCGGAGGATGAGGATTCAGTTTTGGGCTGGAAGAAATACCCCGTTTTCCTATCCTCCAGCCTCTTGCATATCTCTTTGTACTTGGGAGACCATCGAACCATGGTACATGACCTCTACGACAAGCTCCGCGCCGCGAGCACGCTGGTTGCAAGCTGTACTGCATCTTCCAACACTCTTAGCTCACGACGGTTCTCCTTCAAGTACCTCGGCGTGAAGGGTGACACCACCGCCcgggacggcgccggcgccgaaggcCCCACCCAGACCCATTACCGTTCCGGCCCACGCCCCGAATTaagcgccggcgaggacgcaTACAGTCGGCCACGCCCTGAGTACCCGAAACGAGCTTCCCGCTTCCCGATTAAGTGAAAATAGATACTTCTCCGTCGTATGTCCGGGTTATCAGGTTTTGGTAAATTGTTAAGTGTGTATAATGCTCAAGGTCTCTCGTTGCAGTACAGCTATGAGTACATGAAAAAAAGAGGAATCAAAATGCGGTGTGTGTGGTAATCTAACTGCCACGCTGTGCGTCAAtatgccatgccatgccaaTGCCATTCCATGTCGTGCTAGACTCTCGCCTTGTTCCGGTTCACCTCCGGGATACGATACTCGCTCGCCCTCTCCCGCCTCACGCTCTGCCAGAAGTCGTATCCGCGgtccctcttcttcggcttcttctccgccttTTCCGCCCTCTTTACGTGCCTCCGTTCCCGCTTCTCCCGCGGCACGACCTTGCCGAgaagcgccgccgccgcgccgacggcccccttgccgcccttgtACGCGGTGCGCACGAGGCCCTGCGCGCGGCCgctgaaggcggcgacgagcgccgcggcgatgatgaaggcggacagcggcagcgagacggcgccgacaaaCCTGATGCTCGGGACCTGGGCCTCCCACTCGGCCGTGTTCATGCCGAAGAGGCTCGTGAAGAAGGACagggggaggaagatgacggtGAAGGTGGTGAAGATCATGACGGAGAGGTTCTGCGAGGAGGCGAGCTCGGTCTGCAGGCGCGACCAgcggacctcgtcgacctgggcCTTGCGCTGGACCATCTCGAGGAGTTTCTCGTACTGCGAGAGGGGGTTGAAAGAAATTAGTAGAAGCAAGAAACCCCATCTAGAGAGTTGGGACCACAACCGGGGGGTCCGAAACTTACATCGTTCCTCGTCGTGTCGACCCTCTTCAGCATCTCCATCGTCTGGCTCTTGTACTCGTCCAACTTGTgcagcgcctcgtcgagatACATCTGCCCGTTGTGCGTCTGGTGCCtcacctcgtcggcctcgaggacggccttcATGTTCCgcacgacgccgtcctgGGTCTCGAACAGCCGCTCCAGGGActtgagctcgtcctcgaggtcgcgGAGCTCCATGAGGGCCGACGTATTCTCGCGGTTCTCgcgctcggcctcctcgagctcccgCTTGTGGCGCTTCTTGATGGACTCGGGCCGGTTGCTGTCggcgtccgagtccgagtccacgccgccgccgccgccgccgccgaaatCCTTGAACGTCTGCATACGGAAGCGCTTGAGCGAGGAGGTCATTCGTTCGGTCTGTTCGTTCGGTCAGTGCGTGTGCGTGGAAACTAGTGGGGTTTATAGGAGAGGTGCCTCTCACCAGCATGctgatggcctcctcgaagaTCCTGAAGACTTCCAGGTCCGGGTGCGAGGACCGGTCGAGcaggacggtgacggcgtgTAGGACGATGAAGGCTGCGAGGTCCAACGCGTTCTCGCAGCGCCCCGTCAAATCACCGTTAAGCTCGTTGTACACGCTGTTCCTGAGGTCCGCCTGCTGGAAGAGCGGCCCCTCTTTCGGCCTTGACTCTCGCCTGTTGAAGAACGTCGACAGGGTTGCTAGCATCCGATGTCAGCGCGACCGAGTCTCTAACTACGCCACATTACAAGGTGCGGAAGCAGCTCACTCGTGTCGATAGCCCATAACCATAGCTGGTCGACCATGAGTACTTTCCCGTCCCTGATGGCCTCCTCCAGGTCTTGGTCCTCATCTTCCGTGTTTGTTGGCTCCTCATCCGGTAGATCCGTGCTGGAGGGCGTCAGCTTCTCGGTGGGACTCCACGCGGAACCGCTCGTCTGTCTTCTCTGCAGACCGAGCTGGTCCCGGTCCGCGCCGCTGGGCGAATGGTTCTTTGTCAGCTTGTATAGCATCTGGTCGTCATCCCGGGCCCAGGTGTCCCTTAGCGAAGGGTAGGCAAACTGGTCGAGGGTACGGCGGTAGTTGAGGGGCGGGTCGTAGCCGATGTACTCCCAGATCATCCGCAGCTCCGCGGACTCCAGCTGAGCAATCTCCGAAGGGACGGGACGGGAACGGCCATGCTGCATGCGGCGCTTGATAAAATTCCGCCGGCGGAGAACGTTGATGTATGTGTCGAAGTGGAGGAACGGGAGATACATGTACAGATAGGCTGACGAGGGCCCGCTGCCGGGACTCGTACGGCCAGACAGACTGGGGGACGGGTGCGGCGAAGAAGCTGGCAAACGGTGTCAGTACATGAGGAGGATGGTAATCCGACATGAGATCTATGGGGTACTTTACCAGATCCTGGGGGAATGAAGCTGCAGGCTGGCTTGACGAAGGATGCCTGGGACTGGGAATGCCGTCCGATGACATGTTTCGAGGCCCAGTTGTCCGAGTTGGATGCTTTGATGAAGCTCGGGTCGTGGGGGTTCGCCAACTTTCCAAGGACATCCTAAACCATGTGAGTACACTACCTCTCAACATCAGGGACCAGCCAACCTCAGGACTGACCTTCACCCAAGACGGGTTGGTGAACGGCGTGTGTATCCACATGAACTTCCTGCTGGCCGGATCGGGCCTCGAAAACCCGGCCGTCAGGTCATCGAGAGCCGAAGCCCGCGACAGCCGATCCTGCCGTCTGGACAACGGCTCGGAATTGCTCTTTTCCAAGCCGACTTCTACCCCCGGCGACTCcgcgttggcggcggccctTGGAGATAGTTCCAGTTCGGTTGGGTCTGAACGCGTGCTCTCGGCGTTGCTGCTCCGGCTCGACGGCCGGCCGAaccccggcggcgagaggGCAGGCACCTTGAGGCTCTGCATCCGccggacggcgtcgacgggcgCCGATTTGGAGCCAACGGCTATGGAGGGGCGGGTGACGACGATCCCCGGCGAGTCCTGACTCTCCGAGTCGGAGGACTTGGGTCGGCTCCCGGAGTCGGAGCGACCCGGCCAGATTTTCTGCCCCAGCTCCTGGAACCCGGACAGGATcccgaggccgccgttgTTGCTCGTCTGAGAGTCTTCCTGATCCGGCCCGGCCGGGGGGAttggagccggagccggagccggatCGGAAGACGGCCGCAGCGCCGTCCGCCTCAGCCGCTCCTCCAGACACCGCTCGGGACCTTTATCGAGGAACTCCTGGAGGTGGAGCTTGGTGAAGTACAGGCGGATGGCGGACTCCATCTCGGCGTCCGGGTcctcgaagaagccgatgatctcgaccttgacgcGCGTCTTGAGGTTCAGGGGCGTGTGGACGTGCATCTCGCTCAGGGCCGTCGCCTTgtccacggcggcggcgagctcgcgcAGGTAGCCGGCCATGGTCTCGGCGT from Colletotrichum higginsianum IMI 349063 chromosome 4, whole genome shotgun sequence includes:
- a CDS encoding Ankyrin repeat protein — encoded protein: MEQATPSAVKPCSLFTSRDPENAGDIMSELKNWTREAEIAVLDDVATAQSDSSGSTPSPPGQPSEETHVDRPETPPRPCPPSPSNPDLRLPGFAHIYGDVDGLGYNETSVDIVCVPCPGADPVDTWARDPLREGCFGRPGDDVHVPSQPIGRHFPRATRLWVRQGIRKEVSKARVLLYRHRELADGVTLDELADDLIEQVWSVRYGPQRSRPLFFIAHSVGGLVVKMALLRATRRVEYKPFMYNCHGISFFATPHRGSSYLSMNNLEDSIRRLLRLQRPLPRSISDSLRLGHKPLLTMHEEFSKIASELRIWTFYETIDSQLSGSGSTSRGPAKEVRFGAPIASIKSSLVGVRQERVFSLDSEHADCASFGEGNAETMAGYLRELAAAVDKATALSEMHVHTPLNLKTRVKVEIIGFFEDPDAEMESAIRLYFTKLHLQEFLDKGPERCLEERLRRTALRPSSDPAPAPAPIPPAGPDQEDSQTSNNGGLGILSGFQELGQKIWPGRSDSGSRPKSSDSESQDSPGIVVTRPSIAVGSKSAPVDAVRRMQSLKVPALSPPGFGRPSSRSSNAESTRSDPTELELSPRAAANAESPGVEVGLEKSNSEPLSRRQDRLSRASALDDLTAGFSRPDPASRKFMWIHTPFTNPSWVKDVLGKLANPHDPSFIKASNSDNWASKHVIGRHSQSQASFVKPACSFIPPGSASSPHPSPSLSGRTSPGSGPSSAYLYMYLPFLHFDTYINVLRRRNFIKRRMQHGRSRPVPSEIAQLESAELRMIWEYIGYDPPLNYRRTLDQFAYPSLRDTWARDDDQMLYKLTKNHSPSGADRDQLGLQRRQTSGSAWSPTEKLTPSSTDLPDEEPTNTEDEDQDLEEAIRDGKVLMVDQLWLWAIDTTTLSTFFNRRESRPKEGPLFQQADLRNSVYNELNGDLTGRCENALDLAAFIVLHAVTVLLDRSSHPDLEVFRIFEEAISMLTERMTSSLKRFRMQTFKDFGGGGGGGVDSDSDADSNRPESIKKRHKRELEEAERENRENTSALMELRDLEDELKSLERLFETQDGVVRNMKAVLEADEVRHQTHNGQMYLDEALHKLDEYKSQTMEMLKRVDTTRNDYEKLLEMVQRKAQVDEVRWSRLQTELASSQNLSVMIFTTFTVIFLPLSFFTSLFGMNTAEWEAQVPSIRFVGAVSLPLSAFIIAAALVAAFSGRAQGLVRTAYKGGKGAVGAAAALLGKVVPREKRERRHVKRAEKAEKKPKKRDRGYDFWQSVRRERASEYRIPEVNRNKARV